One genomic segment of Sparus aurata chromosome 24, fSpaAur1.1, whole genome shotgun sequence includes these proteins:
- the LOC115577195 gene encoding uncharacterized protein LOC115577195: MILFTSSSSRCFLTSMAKWKLCFLLTLTLCFGIKDSEVSLVKTIGSEPVVTEICTNSTVDIITLVVCKIRTERNMSTECRLLYQHGKGFQHQCDSRYKLIQENQTVFLQLTSLTPVDSGNYSCECSTPDGTIVLHLNVTVEEAADTSGSTQMPIPWVWIGVSTGLIITGVILGFVFRTKSDRNSSMSATPGQSLPESSSSSDEDDYTNLQHPASDLYQSISYSAWNKPTVHLDNQDMDGGESDISCTDYENISTKESK; this comes from the exons ATGATCTTgttcaccagcagcagcagcagatgcttCTTGACAAGTATGGCGAAATGGAAACTCTGCTTTTTACTGACACTAACTCTGTGTTTTGGCATTAAAGACAGTGAAG TGAGTCTTGTGAAAACCATTGGGAGCGAACCAGTCGTCACTGAAATATGCACCAATTCAACAGTTGATATCATCACACTTGTAGTGTGTAAGAtcagaacagagagaaacatgTCAACAGAGTGTCGTCTGCTGTATCAACATGGAAAGGGCTTTCAGCATCAATGTGACTCCAGATACAAACTTATCCAGGAGAATCAGACTGTGTTTCTCCAGCTGACCAGTTTAACACCAGTGGATAGTGGGAACTACAGCTGTGAGTGTTCAACACCTGATGGAACAATTGTTCTGCATCTGAATGTCACTGTGGAGG AGGCTGCAGACACCAGCGGTTCCACACAAATGCCAATTCCATGGGTCTGGATCGGTGTCTCTACTGGACTCATTATAACTGGAGTTATTCTGGGATTTGTCTTCAGGACAAAAAGTGACAG AAACTCTTCAATGTCAGCCACACCTGGACAATCTCTACCTGAGTCTTCCAGCTCTTCT GATGAAGACGACTACACAAATCTCCAGCATCCAGCAAGTGATCTCTACCAATCTATATCATATTCAGCCTGGAATAAACCGACTGTCCACTTAGATAACCAGGACATGGACGGAGGAGAGTCTGATATAAGCTGCACAGattatgaaaacatttcaaccaaagaatcaaaataa
- the LOC115577210 gene encoding uncharacterized protein LOC115577210 — MAKWKLCFLLLLPLTLCFGIKDSKVSLVKTIGSGPVVTEICTNSTQSIITLIVCKIRTERNGSAECRLLYQHGKDFEHQCDSGFKLIQENQTVFLQLDGLTPVDSGNYTCECSTPDGTIILNRNVTVEEDAVADNSTQMPFPSAYVAVTVFMITTVAILGLIYRRILHGRKPETLSSRPHSEPQDIEPYGTFIQRESGLYSTVRLNVCNSDTNNSNMLTRDDTHAGKVL; from the exons ATGGCGAAATGGAAACTCTGCTTTTTACTGCTTCTGCCACTAACTCTGTGTTTTGGCATTAAAGACAGTAAAG TGAGTCTTGTGAAAACCATTGGGAGTGGACCAGTCGTCACTGAAATATGCACCAATTCAACACAAAGTATCATCACACTTATAGTGTGTAAGATCAGAACAGAGAGAAACGGGTCAGCAGAGTGTCGTCTGCTGTATCAACATGGAAAGGACTTTGAGCATCAATGTGACTCAGGATTCAAACTTATCCAGGAGAATCAGACTGTGTTTCTCCAGCTGGATGGTTTAACACCAGTGGATAGTGGGAACTACACCTGTGAGTGTTCAACACCTGATGGAACAATCATTCTGAATCGGAATGTCACTGTTGAAG AGGATGCAGTTGCCGACAATTCGACACAAATGCCATTTCCAAGTGCTTACGTTGCCGTAACTGTCTTCATGATCACAACTGTAGCTATTCTTGGACTCATCTACAGACGGATACTTCATGG AAGAAAACCAGAAACACTGAGCAGTCGTCCACACTCG GAGCCACAGGACATCGAACCGTACGGCACCTTCATCCAGAGAGAGAGCGGGCTCTACTCCACTGTCAGACTCAACGTCTGTAACAGTGACACCAACAATTCAAACATGCTGACCAGAGACGACACACATGCAGGGAAAGTGTTGTAG
- the LOC115577214 gene encoding uncharacterized protein LOC115577214 — protein MVRKQNNWVCVSCRHYNVLYTSSSSSSSRCFLTIMAKWKLCVLHLLPLTVCFGITDSEVSHVKTIGSEPDVTEICTNSTQSIITLIVCKIRTERNRPEVCRLLYQYGKDFEHQCDSRFKLILENQTVFLQLDGLTPVDSGNYSCECSTPDGTSFQHLKVTVEEAADTSSSTQMPIPWVWIGVTIVLIITGGILGFVLRKKVTDEKLDSLRSATPGQSQCESSSCLDEDDPYTSLQHPAGDLYQSMSYSDCNKPTVHLDNQDMEGGESDIGCTDYENISTKESK, from the exons ATGGTGAGAAAACAGAACAACTGGGTCTGTGTGAGCTGTCGTCATTACAATGTGTTgtacaccagcagcagcagcagcagcagcagatgcttCTTGACCATCATGGCGAAATGGAAACTGTGCGTTTTACATCTTCTGCCACTAACTGTGTGTTTTGGCATTACAGACAGTGAAG TGAGTCATGTGAAAACCATTGGGAGTGAACCAGACGTCACTGAAATATGCACCAATTCAACGCAAAGTATCATCACACTCATAGTGTGTAAGATCAGAACGGAGAGAAACAGGCCAGAAGTGTGTCGTCTGCTGTATCAGTATGGAAAGGACTTTGAGCATCAATGTGACTCCAGATTCAAACTTATCCTGGAGAATCAGACTGTATTTCTCCAGCTGGATGGTTTAACACCAGTAGATAGTGGGAACTACAGCTGTGAGTGTTCAACACCTGATGGAACATCTTTTCAGCACCTGAAGGTCACTGTGGAag AGGCTGCAGACACCAGCAGTTCCACACAAATGCCAATTCCATGGGTTTGGATCGGTGTCACTATTGTCCTCATTATAACTGGAGGTATTCTGGGATTTGTCCTCAGGAAAAAAGTAACAGATGAGAAACT AGACTCTTTAAGGTCAGCCACACCTGGACAATCTCAATGTGAGTCTTCCAGCTGTTTG GATGAAGACGACCCCTACACAAGTCTCCAGCATCCAGCAGGTGATCTCTACCAATCTATGTCATATTCCGACTGCAACAAACCGACTGTCCACTTGGATAACCAggacatggagggaggagagtcTGATATAGGCTGCACAGATTATGAAAATATTTCAACCAaagaatcaaaataa